The Tachyglossus aculeatus isolate mTacAcu1 chromosome 22, mTacAcu1.pri, whole genome shotgun sequence genome window below encodes:
- the RASGRP2 gene encoding RAS guanyl-releasing protein 2 yields the protein MAETLDLEKGCTVEELLQGCIEAFDDSGKVRDPQLVRMFLMMHPWYIPSSQLAAKLLHIYQQSRKDNSNSLQVKTCHLVRYWISAFPAEFDLNPELAEQIKELKSLLDREGNRRHSSLIDIDSVPTYKWKRQVTQRNPVSQKKRKMSLLFDHLEPTELAEHLTFLEYRSFCKILFQDYHSFVTHGCTVDNPILERFISLFNSVSQWVQLMVLSKPTAQQRALVITHFIHVAEKLLQLQNFNTLMAVVGGLSHSSISRLKETHGFVSSETVKLWESLTELVTATGNYGNYRRRLAACVGFRFPILGVHLKDLVALQLALPDWLDPAHTRLNGAKMRQLFSILEELAMVTSLRPPVQANPDLLSLLTVSLDQYQTEDELYQLSLQREPRSKTSPTSPTACSPPPRPPVMEEWTAAAKPKLDQALVVEHIEKMVESVFRNFDVDGDGHISQEEFQIIRGNFPYLSTFRDLDQNKDGCISREEMVSYFLRSSSVLGGRMGFVHNFQESSSLRPVTCRHCKTLILGIYKQGLKCRACGVSCHKQCREQLSVECRRRAQSMSLEQPVSSPSHTHTHLRAFSFSLPRPGKRGSRGPPEIREEEVQDVEDGVFDIHL from the exons ATGGCGGAGACCCTGGACCTGGAGAAGGGCTGCACGGTGGAGGAGCTATTGCAGGGTTGCATCGAGGCCTTTG ATGACTCTGGAAAGGTGCGGGACCCTCAGCTGGTGCGGATGTTCCTCATGATGCATCCCTGGTACATCCCCTCTTCCCAGCTCGCTGCCAAGCTGCTCCATAT TTACCAGCAGTCCCGGAAGGACAATTCCAACTCGCTGCAGGTGAAGACCTGCCACCTGGTCAG GTACTGGATCTCGGCCTTTCCTGCCGAGTTCGACTTGAACCCAGAACTGGCTGAACAGATCAAGGAGTTGAAATCTCTGCTGGACCGGGAGGGCAACCGCAGGCACAGCAGCCTCATCGACATCGACAGCGT GCCCACCTATAAGTGGAAGCGTCAGGTGACCCAGCGGAATCCAGTGagccagaagaagaggaagatgtCCCTGCTGTTCGATCACCTGGAGCCCACGGAGCTGGCCGAACATCTCACCTTCTTGGAGTACCGCTCTTTCTGCAAGATCCTG TTCCAGGACTATCACAGCTTCGTGACGCACGGCTGCACGGTGGACAACCCCATCCTGGAGCGTTTCATCTCCCTCTTCAACAGCGTTTCTCAATGGGTGCAGCTCATGGTCCTCAGCAAGCCCACGGCACAGCAGAGAGCACTGGTCATCACCCACTTCATCCACGTGGCAGAG AAGCTGCTGCAGCTGCAAAACTTCAACACGCTGATGGCCGTGGTTGGGGGGCTGAGTCACAGCTCCATTTCCCGCCTCAAGGAGACGCACGGCTTCGTCAGCTCGGAGACCGTCAAG CTCTGGGAAAGCCTGACGGAGCTGGTGACGGCCACGGGCAACTACGGCAACTACCGGCGGCGGCTGGCAGCCTGCGTGGGCTTCCGCTTCCCCATCCTGGGGGTGCACCTCAAAGACCTGGTGGCCCTGCAGCTGGCGCTGCCCGACTGGCTGGACCCCGCTCACACCCGGCTCAACGGCGCCAAGATGCGCCAGCTCTTCAGCATCCTGGAGGAGCTGGCCATGGTGACCAGCCTGCGGCCCCCCGTGCAGGCCAACCCGGACCTGCTCAGCCTGTTGACG GTGTCTCTGGATCAGTACCAGACAGAGGATGAACTGTACCAGCTTTCCCTGCAGCGAGAGCCCCGCTCCAAAACCTCG CCGACCAGCCCCACCGCCTGCTCCCCGCCGCCTCGTCCCCCCGTGATGGAGGAGTGGACTGCGGCCGCCAAGCCCAAACTGGACCAGGCCCTGGTGGTGGAGCACATTGAGAAGATGGTGGAG TCTGTGTTCCGGAATTTCGACGTGGATGGCGATGGGCACATCTCGCAGGAGGAATTCCAGATCATCCGGGGAAACTTTCCCTACCTCAGCACCTTCAGGGATCTCGACCAGAACAA GGATGGCTGCATCAGTCGGGAGGAGATGGTCTCCTACTTCCTGCGCTCCAGCTCCGTGCTGGGTGGCCGCATGGGCTTCGTGCACAACTTCCAAGAGAGCAGCTCCCTGCGCCCTGTCACTTGCCGCCACTGCAAGACCTTG atcCTGGGCATCTACAAACAGGGGCTCAAGTGCCGAG CCTGCGGCGTCAGCTGCCACAAGCAGTGCCGGGAGCAGCTGTCCGTGGAATGCCGTCGACGGGcccagagcatgagcctggagcaACCCGTATCTTCCCCGTCCCACACGCACACCCACCTCCGCGCCTTTAGCTTTTCCCTACCCAGACCCGGGAAGCGTGGATCCCGGGGGCCTCCAG AGATccgggaggaggaggtccaggacgtGGAAGACGGGGTGTTTGATATTCACTTGTAA